A DNA window from Hydractinia symbiolongicarpus strain clone_291-10 chromosome 6, HSymV2.1, whole genome shotgun sequence contains the following coding sequences:
- the LOC130646942 gene encoding nucleolar protein 14-like, translated as MAKKSKKVSASVESRRRNRSTKIPLVKKNPFEVRLNRLKHGVIGKKVKTDKGLPGVARSKANEKRKKTLLKEYKQRFKTNVIIDKRFGEFDDSLTAEEKMLKRFTLEKQRHHEKSGLYNMEEDDEELTHFGQSLADIESFDDAGLKLTDDEDEVGDLDDHFGGFLTKKRFQDDNVPERKLTKQEIMDQVVANSKKKKYERQQTQEHAFEITQQLDTQWKEIQSMLVKRDDRRNTKLSKPDDYDKTVNELIFEAKGKATDRLKTEEEIAQEEKKRLEELEKQRRLRMLGITEDEEVYYQSADAIVESKKSKEDDRYEVRYHDGKMVMPEGISDFGELLRGQEEEDEDEDDDSEEGFDGGQSDHASDSGEENEEDEEEESDHEDLFSDEEDSLSDEVEETKKLKKIVEHSKNEKKTDKKKKSKKPTKDELPFVFKAPDTLEEFLKMTKDRKDEDILLALNRIRKCHHVKLEKANIDKMKVLFLILLEYIDHLCKSQKPPLKFINTLAEFIQQLVEDIPGHAKKILQTKLKTVLKQVMLRFKIKGDSGMFPTLKELVLFKVIAVIYPTSDLNHVVTTPCLFLMSMILNKGHCMNIKDVISGLFLLNIVHDYVKLSKRYLPEVITFLGKLFYLAAPVKTPLTKISASILNLRKNEKNILLVERTVAEEPININISSSLSPSCENLDSDLMRISCLKNSLLLAKKFCSLYEYLDTFHEIFEPCACLLQRLPLKKYPKTLQDLHADVLSIMKSKSSCEKISLTLQSRKPVPLPLLDPQFDENYEMRSKRRASDKTQNEREKLQYKLKKETKGAMREIRKDAHFLAKEQLKETLERDAGRRQKVKALQRALENERREIREMEKGK; from the exons ATggcaaaaaaatctaaaaaagtaaGTGCCTCAGTAGAATCGAGACGAAGAAATCGTTCAACTAAAATAcccttagtaaaaaaaaatccatttgaAGTTCGTTTAAACCGATTGAAACATGGTGTCATTGGTAAGAAAGTCAAAACAGACAAAGGATTACCTGGTGTAGCACGATCCAAAGCTAATGAAAAG agAAAGAAAACTTTATTAAAAGAGTATAAGCAGCGGTTTaag ACCAATGTAATAATTGATAAGAGATTTGGTGAATTTGATGACTCTCTCACAGCAGAAGAAAAAATGTTGAAGCGATTTACGTTAGAAAAACAG CGCCATCATGAAAAGTCTGGTTTGTACAATATGGAGGaagatgatgaagaattaacgcATTTTGGACAGAGCTTGGCAGATATTGAAAGTTTCGACGATGCAGGATTAAAATTAACTGATGACGAAGATGAAG TGGGAGATTTGGATGATCATTTTGGTGGATTTTTGACAAAGAAAAGATTCCAAGATGATAAT GTACCTGAAAGAAAGCTGACGAAACAAGAAATTATGGATCAGGTCGTTGCAAattcaaagaagaaaaaa TATGAAAGACAACAAACACAAGAACATGCATTTGAGATTACTCAGCAACTTGACACACAGTGGAAAGAAATACAATCAATGCTAGTTAAAAGA GATGATAGAAGAAATACTAAGCTCTCAAAACCAGATGATTATGATAAAACAGTCAACGAATTAATATTTGAAGCTAAGGGAAag GCAACAGATCGACTAAAAACAGAGGAAGAAATAGCACAAGAAGAGAAGAAAAGGTTAGAAGAATTGGAG aagcaAAGAAGACTACGCATGTTAGGGATCACAGAGGACGAGGAAGTGTATTATCAATCTGCTGATGCTATCGTCGAAAG taaaaaatcaaaagaagaTGATCGTTATGAAGTGCGTTATCACGATGGAAAGATGGTAATGCCAGAAGGAATAAGTG attttggtGAACTTTTAAGAGGACAAGAAGAAGaag atgaagatgaagacGATGATTCCGAAGAGGGTTTTGATGGTGGTCAGTCTGATCATGCAAGTGACAGTGGTGAAGAAAATGAGGAGGATGAGGAAGAAGAAAGTGATCATGAAGACTTGTTTTCAG ATGAAGAAGATTCATTATCTGATGAAGTAGAGGAAActaaaaagttgaagaaaattgttgaacattcaaaaaatgaaaagaagacggataaaaaaaagaaatcaaaaaag CCAACTAAAGATGAATTACCCTTCGTATTTAAAG CTCCCGATACATTAGAAGAATTTTTAAAGATGACTAAAGACAG aaaagaTGAAGATATTTTACTGGCTTTAAATAGAATAAGAAAATGTCACCATGTTAAGCTGGAGAAAGCAAATATCGACAAAATGAAG GTTTTATTTCTAATTCTTCTTGAATATATCGATCATTTATGTAAAAGTCAGAAGCCCCCATTGAAGTTCATCAACACTTTAGCAGA GTTTATACAACAGTTGGTGGAAGATATACCAGGTCATGCAAAAAAGATActtcaaacaaaattaaaaactgttCTCAAACAAGTTATGCTTCGATTTAAAATAAAAG gtGACAGTGGGATGTTTCCAACTTTAAAAGAG CTTGTGTTGTTTAAAGTGATAGCAGTCATCTACCCGACATCAGATTTGAATCACGTGGTCACGACaccatgtttatttttaatgagtatGATTCTAAACAAG GGTCACTGCATGAACATAAAGGATGTGATATCAGGTTTATTTCTACTCAACATTGTGCATGAC TATGTGAAATTATCCAAGAGATACCTACCAGAAGTGATAACGTTTCTTGGGAAATTATTTTACTTGGCAGCACCTGTCAAAACTCCTTTAACAA AAATCTCAGCATCAATATTAAATCTTCGAAAGaacgaaaaaaatattctcCTTGTGGAACGGACTGT TGCAGAAGAACCGATCAATATTAATATATCAAGTTCTCTTTCACCTTCTTGTGAAAACTTGGATAGTGATCTCATGCG CATTTCATGTCTGAAGAATTCCCTTTTGCTAGCAAAGAAATTCTGCAGTTTATACGAATACTTGGACACATTTCATGAAATCTTCGAACCATGTGCTTGTCTGTTGCAAAG ACTGCCGTtgaaaaaatatccaaaaacGTTACAG GACTTGCATGCTGATGTATTATCCATAATGAAATCAAAATCGTCGTGCGAgaaaatttcattgacgttgCAATCACGAAAGCCTGTTCCGTTACCATTGTTGGATCCTCAATTTGACGAAAA tTACGAGATGAGGTCAAAACGTCGTGCGAGTGATAAAACACAGAACGAACGTGAAAAACTGCAAtacaaactgaaaaaagaaaccaAG GGTGCGATGAGAGAGATTCGCAAAGATGCTCACTTCCTAGCTAAAGAACAACTCAAAGAAACTCTTGAAAG GGATGCTGGTCGACGTCAAAAAGTTAAAGCTCTACAGCGTGCGTTAGAGAATGAACGTCGAGAAATACGTGAAATGGAGAAGGGGAAATAA
- the LOC130646943 gene encoding uncharacterized protein LOC130646943, whose amino-acid sequence MDNEDRNIQFGNNDSIKMSIPERIVLSAGYDGDDNLENVSQPFANSTSFDETPILNPADVMGGMQTPPSVLTIDHAADVYKGNSPNRHTEGDGADDEEGQSSFQKYSRQFMDDQEQQDDDFTVVVPSERSVVIAGEESGYTYHIPFDDPQAMQRWYTSMQRRLTLLENELDYQHRVSNVWKYLLLTLTVVNPFIINYFFFKRR is encoded by the exons ATGGATAATGAAGATAGAAACATACAATTTGGAAATAATGATTCCATTAAAATGTCAATTCCAGAGAGAATAG TGCTTTCTGCTGGATATGATGGTGATGATAACCTGGAAAATGTTAGTCAACCATTTGCTAACTCTACCTCCTTTGATGAGACTCCAATTCTTAACCCTGCAGACGTCATGGGAGGAATGCAAACACCACCGTCTGTATTAACAATTGACCATGCTGCAGATGTGTATAAGGG AAACTCTCCAAACAGACACACAGAAGGAGATGGAGCAGATGATGAAGAGGGTCAAAgttcttttcaaaaatattctcgtCAATTTATGGACGATCAGGAGCAACAAGATGATGACTTTACAGTTGTGGTACCATCAGAAAGGTCGGTTGTTATTGCTGGTGAAGAGAGTGGGTATACTTACCATATACCATTTGACGATCCGCAAGCTATGCAAAGATGGTACACTAGCATGCAAAGGAGGCTAACACTTCTTGAAAACGAACTTGATTATCAGCATAGAGTATCAAACGTGTGGAAATACTTGTTATTGACTTTGACTGTGGTCAATCCTTTTATTatcaattatttcttttttaagagACGGTAG
- the LOC130647011 gene encoding 60S acidic ribosomal protein P1-like — MTDSSTAELACVYSALILHDDDVDITGEKITKLLSAAKVDVEPFWPGLFAKALQGKNIGDLICNVGSAPAAGGAAPAAGGDAADGQQEKKEEKKKEESEEESDDDMGFGLFD; from the exons ATGACGGACAGCTCAACTGCTGAACTTGCCTGTGTATACAGTGCCCTTATTTTGCATGACGATGATGTCGACATTACA GGTGAAAAGATTACCAAGTTACTCAGTGCTGCTAAAGTGGATGTAGAACCATTCTGGCCTGGCTTGTTTGCAAAAGCTCTTCAAGGCAAAAATATTGGTGATTTGATCTGTAATGTTGGTTCTGCTCCAGCTGCTGGTGGTGCTGCTCCTGCTGCAG GTGGCGATGCTGCTGATGGTcaacaagaaaagaaagaagagaaaaagaagGAGGAGTCTGAAGAAGAATCCGACGATGACATGGGTTTCG gtCTGTTCGACTGA